A window from Opitutia bacterium ISCC 52 encodes these proteins:
- a CDS encoding PQQ-binding-like beta-propeller repeat protein translates to MILRKHFLTGLLASLSVTAFTLQAEDWPHWLGPNGDNIVAAADNFDPDLNNWKIAWQKDVGLGYSTVTSANGLAYTMGHDGQSTETILCFNATTGQKLWEHSYQGQLIPAMHVGGPNASVTVSGDVVYTISKDGRVLSLDAKTGKVKWSTQLTEILGMEVPKWGFGSSPIEYQGDLIISAGKTVALDKNNGRPSWTSETAYKPGYGSPVVFTNGGKDFIASMDSSGLSILNAKNGDEIARHEVRSKYTMIATTPAVFNKGKDIYIFTDMKTEVLGFDGSSLSSQWEDRKLKNSLSGSLLIDGTLYGVNGTHKNSGTDLYARNFSTGEEKWSVPNFGYASMIAVGDTLLILTEDGDLVTAPVNAKQYTEISRKKLLDAICWTHPTYVDGRIYIRNEHGTLIALKKG, encoded by the coding sequence ATGATTTTAAGAAAACACTTTCTCACAGGCCTGTTGGCTAGTTTGTCGGTTACCGCGTTCACTCTCCAGGCTGAGGATTGGCCTCACTGGCTCGGCCCCAATGGCGATAATATCGTTGCCGCTGCCGACAACTTTGACCCGGACCTGAATAACTGGAAAATTGCCTGGCAAAAGGACGTGGGGCTTGGTTACTCCACGGTCACCAGCGCGAACGGTCTGGCTTACACCATGGGGCACGATGGCCAGTCTACAGAAACCATTCTCTGCTTCAATGCCACCACCGGCCAGAAACTGTGGGAACATTCCTACCAGGGGCAATTAATCCCCGCCATGCATGTAGGCGGCCCGAATGCCTCCGTAACGGTTAGCGGCGATGTCGTTTACACCATCAGCAAGGATGGCCGTGTGCTATCATTGGATGCTAAAACCGGGAAGGTGAAGTGGAGCACTCAGTTGACCGAGATTTTAGGCATGGAGGTTCCGAAGTGGGGTTTTGGAAGTTCTCCCATTGAATACCAGGGTGACTTAATTATCAGCGCTGGAAAGACAGTCGCTTTAGATAAAAACAACGGCCGGCCGAGTTGGACATCTGAGACGGCATACAAACCAGGCTATGGCTCGCCCGTTGTTTTCACCAACGGAGGGAAGGATTTTATCGCTAGTATGGATTCGAGCGGACTCTCTATTCTGAATGCGAAGAACGGAGATGAAATCGCACGCCACGAAGTTCGATCCAAATACACTATGATCGCCACCACGCCGGCTGTTTTCAATAAGGGGAAAGACATCTACATTTTCACGGATATGAAAACGGAGGTCCTTGGCTTCGATGGGTCCAGCTTATCCTCTCAATGGGAGGACCGGAAACTAAAGAACTCCCTATCCGGTTCATTGCTGATCGACGGAACGCTTTATGGCGTAAACGGCACCCATAAAAATAGCGGCACAGATTTGTATGCCCGGAACTTTTCCACCGGAGAAGAGAAATGGTCCGTACCCAACTTCGGATACGCATCGATGATCGCTGTGGGAGATACGCTCCTCATCCTGACAGAAGATGGAGACTTGGTAACCGCTCCTGTCAATGCCAAGCAGTATACAGAAATTTCACGCAAAAAATTACTCGACGCCATTTGCT
- a CDS encoding arylsulfatase — MCSPKAIFSASLILLSTGVFSLAAPNVIYILADDLGFNDLSCYGQETLKTPHLDRLAQNGIRFTSHYSGATVCAPSRYVLMTGKHNGHAGIRNNRIKAMGEEEFTIAELFKKAGYRTACIGKWGVGTPPDDDDPQRAGFDEFYGYLNMFHAHNYWPEFLIRNGEKEMLRNEVPDFFDEPTNYMQNAYYLEGRGVATKKVDYAPQLIQDDVLRFIRENEKNPFFLYYALNIPHANNEGGSGYTETGERIRGTQFNGMAVPDVGGFAMQDWPIQEQGFARMIQYIDDWVGEIVALLDELDLTEDTVVMFSSDNGPHHEGNHDHEFFDSNGDFRSYKRALFDGGVRVPFIASWPGTIPVGQESDLMSGFHDMMPTMAELIGTESPDTDGISIVPTLTANRDAQKRHEFLYWEFPSLDGRQALLYLNQWKAIRHNLYENKHAPVELYDITWDVGEQTDVAAAHPGLAKQLLAMMMEQHTPFDETWDLTTD, encoded by the coding sequence ATGTGTTCCCCGAAAGCTATTTTCTCTGCATCCCTGATCCTTCTAAGTACCGGTGTTTTTAGTCTGGCTGCGCCCAATGTCATTTACATTTTGGCGGATGACTTAGGATTCAATGACCTGTCTTGCTACGGTCAGGAAACCTTGAAAACGCCGCATCTCGATCGTTTGGCCCAAAACGGTATTCGCTTCACCAGTCATTACTCCGGAGCAACGGTGTGTGCGCCTTCGCGCTATGTCCTGATGACCGGGAAGCACAATGGTCATGCGGGTATTCGCAACAATCGCATCAAAGCCATGGGCGAAGAAGAGTTCACAATCGCCGAACTGTTTAAAAAGGCGGGCTATCGAACGGCCTGTATCGGTAAGTGGGGTGTGGGTACTCCCCCCGACGATGACGATCCGCAGCGTGCCGGCTTTGATGAGTTCTACGGTTATTTGAACATGTTTCACGCTCACAACTACTGGCCGGAGTTTCTCATTCGAAACGGAGAGAAAGAAATGCTTCGCAATGAGGTGCCGGACTTTTTTGACGAGCCGACCAATTACATGCAGAATGCCTATTATCTGGAGGGTCGGGGAGTGGCTACAAAGAAAGTCGATTACGCGCCACAGCTTATTCAGGACGACGTGCTGCGATTTATTCGTGAGAATGAAAAGAATCCCTTCTTCCTCTATTATGCGTTGAATATCCCGCATGCTAACAACGAAGGTGGTAGTGGTTATACTGAGACAGGCGAACGCATCCGCGGAACTCAGTTTAACGGCATGGCAGTGCCCGATGTTGGAGGATTCGCAATGCAGGACTGGCCTATTCAAGAGCAAGGCTTTGCTCGCATGATTCAATACATTGACGATTGGGTGGGGGAGATCGTGGCTCTATTAGATGAATTAGACCTGACCGAAGATACGGTCGTTATGTTCTCTAGTGATAATGGTCCACACCATGAAGGTAACCATGATCACGAGTTTTTTGATTCGAACGGAGACTTCCGCAGTTACAAACGCGCGCTCTTTGATGGCGGTGTGCGAGTTCCTTTTATTGCATCCTGGCCTGGCACGATTCCCGTGGGCCAAGAAAGCGACTTGATGTCTGGTTTCCATGACATGATGCCCACGATGGCTGAACTGATCGGTACCGAATCACCGGATACTGATGGCATTTCCATCGTTCCGACCCTCACTGCAAACAGGGATGCCCAGAAGAGACATGAGTTTTTATACTGGGAGTTTCCGTCTTTGGATGGCAGGCAAGCACTGCTCTATTTAAACCAATGGAAGGCGATCCGGCACAACTTGTATGAAAACAAGCATGCTCCTGTTGAGTTGTACGATATCACTTGGGATGTGGGCGAGCAGACAGATGTTGCGGCGGCGCATCCAGGCTTGGCCAAGCAGCTTTTGGCCATGATGATGGAACAGCATACACCCTTTGACGAGACCTGGGACCTCACAACGGATTGA
- a CDS encoding ThuA domain-containing protein: MLKIAVITGGHPFDLPSFHQLFRKMEGLDAHIQRLDDFGTSPDEIRDSYDAVVFYTMEQLVAYEDTWFKRDPRPAIERLFERGQGVVVLHHSFFALPDWSFWDEVIGLKNRQSDPEAGFEFHFDVEQCVEVLDSVHPILAGIESFEAIDEGYHMPDEDAQGHMLLKVDHPKTIRPTAWTREVGSSRVFCFQLGHDAIGWNHSSFETILRQGIHWVAHS, translated from the coding sequence ATGCTGAAAATTGCAGTCATAACCGGTGGGCATCCCTTCGACCTTCCTTCCTTTCATCAACTCTTCCGGAAGATGGAAGGACTCGATGCCCATATCCAGCGCTTGGATGACTTCGGCACATCGCCGGATGAAATTCGCGATAGTTACGATGCCGTTGTGTTTTACACCATGGAGCAGTTGGTGGCTTATGAGGATACCTGGTTCAAGCGGGATCCACGACCGGCCATTGAGAGGCTCTTTGAACGAGGGCAAGGAGTCGTTGTGCTTCATCATTCGTTCTTTGCCTTACCCGATTGGTCGTTCTGGGATGAGGTGATTGGGTTAAAGAATCGCCAGTCGGATCCAGAGGCGGGGTTTGAATTTCACTTCGACGTAGAACAGTGCGTGGAGGTTCTTGATTCAGTTCATCCCATTCTGGCCGGAATCGAGTCCTTCGAGGCGATCGATGAAGGTTATCACATGCCTGATGAGGATGCCCAGGGGCATATGCTTCTGAAAGTGGATCATCCTAAGACTATTCGACCCACGGCTTGGACGCGTGAGGTTGGGAGCAGTCGTGTATTTTGTTTTCAATTGGGGCACGATGCTATCGGATGGAATCACTCGTCCTTCGAAACGATTCTTAGGCAGGGCATTCATTGGGTTGCCCATTCCTAG